TAATAACAACATCTCACAGCAGACACAAGCACAAAGAGATGCAACAACTGCTCAACTGGAACACAATATTGCTGTACAGGGACCACTCATCAACTTACCCTTGGAGCTAACCACCTGGGCTTCCACATCTAATACGGATTATATGGCGAAATTGACTGCTGCCGGAATAGAGAAAGGTGAACGGGATGTTAAGTCCGAGGAATTCCAGTACAAAAAAGCAGAGACTTATGAAAACCTGGTTGGAATTCGTGAGCTGACCGAAGCAATGGTTTACGATGCAGGAGAAAAGGATGAATTACTGGACATGTACGGTTTGATAGGTCCAACACCCCTGGACAGAGCAGGTCTGAAAAAAGTCATTACCCAATACAAAGAAACAGCCGATCGTTTGCGTTTAGAGGGAGATCCAAGAGTTCTGGCTGAAGCTATTGTCAATAAGCTGGTGACCTTGAAAGATGAAATGGAATCGCTCTGGCTGGATTACAGAACTGAAAAAGAAGATTCCATGGAAGCTTATGATATCCTGCAGGAGTGTTATGATGAAGGTTCGGAAAAGCTGCGTCATATCTATCGTTATGCTACTCTTGCCTGGGGAAAATATTCTCCCAAACTGCTCCTGCTGGGATTCGAACCGCTTACTCCTCCACCCGGACACGGACAACCGGATATACCGACCAATGTTACTGCCACCTGGGAAGATCCCAATGTTAAAATTGCCTGCGATCCCTGTGAAGGTGCAACCAGCTACCAGTTCGAATATTCGGATGACGGAGAGGAATTTATGGAATTATATGCAGGAGAAGAATACTCCTATACTTATGAGCCGCCGGCAAATAAAAGATATTATAGAATTCGGGCACGCAATGCCAACGGCTTTTCCGAATTCAGCGAAATTGTGGAGTTTGAACCTCCGAAAGTGTAACACAAAGCTCTGCTTTGTGATAATGAAAGAATGAAAGAATGAAAGAATTACCCTGCTCTGTGAAGGAGCAGGGTGGTTGTAATATCGAAGATGAAAAATAGGATGAAAAAGTTGGATTGGAGTTATTACGAACTGATAATTTGGAGTTATTACGAACTTTTTCATTATCTATAATTTATTATGCGAACTATTTGTGAGTTCGTGGCATACATATGTTAGCAGAAATCACAGTGTATTGAAAATAATAAAAATATCAGGAGTTTAATAATGACTTATAGAATAGATGGTTATGAAAAATGGAAAGTATATATCAAATCTGAATACTTTATGATAAAAGAAGTAGACGAAAGATTTGGAATAGAAATTGGAATCACGGGAAATTATAGCTTTGAAGAAGCTATTAATTCAGAAAACAAAATTGAAAATATACGAATTAATCTGATCGATAATGATTGTAATAAAGATTTTCAT
This region of Candidatus Cloacimonadota bacterium genomic DNA includes:
- a CDS encoding discoidin domain-containing protein, coding for MGYNNNISQQTQAQRDATTAQLEHNIAVQGPLINLPLELTTWASTSNTDYMAKLTAAGIEKGERDVKSEEFQYKKAETYENLVGIRELTEAMVYDAGEKDELLDMYGLIGPTPLDRAGLKKVITQYKETADRLRLEGDPRVLAEAIVNKLVTLKDEMESLWLDYRTEKEDSMEAYDILQECYDEGSEKLRHIYRYATLAWGKYSPKLLLLGFEPLTPPPGHGQPDIPTNVTATWEDPNVKIACDPCEGATSYQFEYSDDGEEFMELYAGEEYSYTYEPPANKRYYRIRARNANGFSEFSEIVEFEPPKV